A section of the Pseudomonas flavescens genome encodes:
- a CDS encoding phosphoadenosine phosphosulfate reductase domain-containing protein, with translation MDLDLDRLNAEFANQPEKLIEWAIGLGKPAICTTNFRPFEAVILHMVSQAKADIPIVWMDSGYNTDATYRFADEVTRQLGLNLITYLPKRSRAHREAIDGPTPALDDPRHAAFTEEVKLEPFARALRETAPSVWFTALRATDTAVRAQMQPVSINPDGLIKVAPLLHWSSKDLYQYLTAHGLPNNFDYFDPTKGEDNRECGLHLSH, from the coding sequence ATGGATCTCGACCTGGACAGACTCAACGCCGAATTCGCCAATCAGCCGGAAAAGCTGATCGAGTGGGCGATCGGCCTGGGTAAACCAGCGATCTGCACCACCAACTTCCGCCCGTTCGAGGCCGTCATCCTGCACATGGTCAGCCAGGCCAAGGCCGACATCCCGATCGTGTGGATGGACAGCGGCTACAACACCGACGCCACCTACAGGTTCGCTGACGAAGTGACCCGCCAGCTCGGCCTCAACCTGATCACCTACCTGCCCAAGCGCAGCCGCGCTCACCGCGAAGCCATCGACGGCCCGACACCGGCACTGGATGACCCGCGCCATGCGGCGTTCACCGAAGAGGTCAAGCTGGAGCCCTTCGCCCGTGCGCTGCGCGAAACCGCACCGAGCGTCTGGTTCACGGCGCTGCGCGCCACCGACACGGCCGTGCGCGCACAGATGCAGCCGGTCAGCATCAACCCGGATGGCCTGATCAAGGTCGCGCCGCTGCTGCACTGGTCGTCCAAGGACCTGTATCAGTACCTTACCGCCCACGGTCTGCCGAACAACTTCGACTACTTCGACCCCACCAAGGGCGAAGACAACCGTGAGTGCGGCCTGCACCTGAGCCACTGA